Proteins encoded in a region of the Moritella marina ATCC 15381 genome:
- a CDS encoding alkyl sulfatase dimerization domain-containing protein, giving the protein MANTFKKMALPLAITAALFASGFANATPVTEATSKVGQELQTSSAAQYQNIDLNARYTSDVLFENESNLFWGEGKRIKVLSKTGKNIAYTAESEHVHPSLTKHSRKMDQAVLQVDDNVYLGYGFGLDTPVMIEGDDGIIIIDPGESVQMAESVREQFRKITNKPVKAIIYSHNHIDHISGVRAWATDEQVASGEIQIIAQEGLTAAVANWSSNLGTLLGQRTSFTGAKHVEEGEHGTVNDGLGPRFMQGDISFIEPNVLIPSLETLDITISGVKLQIVNVPSETKDEIVVYLPEQKILHAAEVLQGENFPNLHTIRGTKFRDPAMWFKGIDVMREFDVDVMINSHGRPVEGKAAVANVLTAYRDAIQYTHDQTIRYMNKGMTADELVEVVKLPKHLANHPWLGEHYGTVAHAVRQIYVGYIGFFEADPWQLEPMAYNQRAKAFVEIMGGRDHILKTAEAAIAAENFTFAAEILSYPITVNKDDTQARQLKAQAYKAWAADQVNINWRNWGLNAAAELEDTRDFSNLISFASVDVLTALPSKQIFEMMTATLIAEKTLDVQTALTYNFADTNESFTIEIRNGIAQLHEKALEGADVQINTTRAVLNQILMAGPKTPQVIGKNMQSGDFKFANGDVKAFGQFMAYFDKPMSPQELMLIVR; this is encoded by the coding sequence ATGGCTAATACATTTAAGAAAATGGCTCTCCCTCTTGCGATTACTGCGGCATTATTTGCATCCGGTTTTGCTAACGCGACGCCTGTTACAGAAGCGACGTCAAAAGTAGGTCAAGAACTGCAAACGAGTTCTGCAGCGCAATACCAAAACATCGATCTTAATGCTCGCTACACAAGCGATGTGCTATTTGAAAATGAATCAAACCTATTTTGGGGTGAAGGCAAACGTATTAAAGTATTGTCTAAAACAGGTAAGAATATCGCTTACACTGCTGAATCTGAACACGTACACCCATCACTCACAAAACACAGCCGTAAAATGGATCAAGCAGTGCTCCAAGTAGACGACAATGTTTACCTTGGTTACGGTTTTGGTCTTGATACACCCGTGATGATTGAAGGTGATGACGGTATTATCATTATTGATCCAGGCGAATCAGTACAAATGGCCGAGTCGGTACGTGAACAGTTCCGTAAAATTACCAACAAGCCAGTAAAAGCAATCATCTACTCACATAACCACATTGATCACATATCTGGTGTGCGTGCTTGGGCAACTGATGAGCAAGTAGCATCTGGTGAAATTCAAATCATCGCACAAGAAGGTCTAACTGCAGCGGTTGCTAACTGGTCATCAAACCTAGGCACGTTGCTTGGTCAACGTACGTCTTTCACCGGCGCTAAGCACGTTGAAGAAGGCGAGCACGGTACTGTAAACGACGGTCTAGGTCCTCGTTTCATGCAAGGTGACATCTCGTTCATCGAACCAAACGTACTTATCCCATCGCTAGAGACGTTAGATATCACTATCTCTGGTGTTAAACTACAGATTGTTAACGTGCCATCTGAAACAAAAGATGAAATCGTTGTTTACCTTCCTGAACAAAAAATCCTGCACGCTGCAGAGGTTTTACAAGGTGAAAACTTCCCTAACCTACACACCATCCGTGGTACTAAATTCCGTGACCCAGCAATGTGGTTCAAAGGTATTGACGTAATGCGTGAATTTGATGTTGACGTCATGATTAACTCTCATGGTCGTCCAGTTGAAGGTAAAGCAGCAGTAGCTAACGTATTAACAGCTTACCGTGATGCGATTCAATATACGCATGACCAAACTATCCGTTACATGAACAAAGGGATGACAGCTGATGAGTTAGTTGAAGTTGTTAAACTGCCTAAACATCTTGCTAATCACCCATGGTTAGGTGAGCACTACGGTACTGTTGCACACGCTGTGCGTCAAATCTATGTTGGTTACATCGGTTTCTTTGAAGCAGATCCATGGCAGTTAGAGCCAATGGCTTACAATCAACGTGCTAAAGCATTCGTTGAAATCATGGGTGGTCGTGACCACATACTCAAAACGGCAGAAGCAGCTATCGCAGCAGAAAACTTCACCTTTGCAGCTGAAATATTGTCTTACCCAATTACAGTAAACAAAGACGATACCCAAGCACGTCAACTTAAAGCACAAGCTTACAAAGCATGGGCAGCAGATCAGGTGAACATCAACTGGCGTAACTGGGGTCTAAATGCAGCAGCTGAGCTAGAAGATACTCGTGACTTCTCGAACCTAATCAGCTTCGCATCTGTTGACGTATTAACAGCGCTACCAAGCAAGCAAATCTTTGAAATGATGACTGCTACGCTAATCGCTGAGAAAACATTAGACGTGCAAACGGCGCTAACGTATAACTTTGCGGATACTAACGAATCATTCACCATTGAAATTCGTAACGGTATTGCTCAATTACACGAAAAAGCGTTAGAAGGTGCTGACGTTCAAATCAACACAACACGTGCGGTATTGAACCAAATCTTAATGGCTGGTCCAAAAACGCCACAAGTTATCGGTAAGAATATGCAGTCTGGTGACTTCAAGTTTGCTAACGGTGACGTTAAAGCATTCGGTCAGTTCATGGCTTACTTCGACAAGCCAATGTCGCCACAAGAACTAATGCTAATCGTTCGTTAA
- a CDS encoding LysR family transcriptional regulator, with protein MSNDIPNFNLLAVFAAVIEQGSLSKAAEHLNTNQSTISTALARLKKDIGQDLFIRSGRGVVPSAYATSLYAQIKDPIQQLNAVFQALGEFDPAESTRQFMMAAPEHLQLAMLNQLAQQPNNNLTLEVFEQPYDDEDVYEGLLTQKFDVMIDIFPPHHPNIASVKLFDGEFVVLCRQGHPRIKHALTETQYMAETHAILDRTRNKMLSLSHYTTLDVSKRKVAYHGVSMFSNMLLCSQSDYLTAVPLSMALQFKDQLKMQMFKPPFEYKNISNYLIWLKKFNHEPSHKWLREELIKAANSLS; from the coding sequence ATGAGTAACGACATCCCCAATTTTAATTTATTGGCCGTGTTCGCCGCAGTCATAGAACAAGGCAGCCTGAGTAAAGCGGCAGAGCACTTAAACACCAACCAATCAACCATTAGTACCGCATTAGCCAGATTGAAGAAGGACATAGGCCAAGACCTGTTTATCCGCAGTGGCCGTGGCGTGGTGCCTAGCGCATACGCAACAAGTTTATACGCACAAATCAAAGATCCCATTCAACAACTGAATGCTGTATTTCAAGCGCTAGGCGAGTTTGATCCCGCAGAATCCACGCGTCAGTTTATGATGGCGGCACCAGAGCATTTACAATTAGCCATGCTCAACCAGTTAGCCCAACAACCAAACAACAACCTGACCTTAGAAGTATTCGAACAACCCTACGACGATGAAGACGTATACGAAGGGCTGTTAACACAAAAGTTCGATGTCATGATTGATATCTTCCCACCCCATCACCCGAATATTGCCTCGGTGAAACTGTTTGATGGCGAATTTGTGGTGCTGTGTCGCCAAGGCCACCCCAGAATTAAACATGCACTAACCGAAACGCAATACATGGCAGAAACCCATGCGATATTAGACCGAACGCGAAACAAAATGCTTAGCCTGAGCCACTACACCACCCTCGACGTCAGCAAGCGTAAAGTCGCCTATCACGGCGTATCCATGTTCAGTAATATGTTGTTGTGCAGCCAATCAGATTATCTCACTGCAGTGCCGCTCTCGATGGCATTACAATTTAAAGACCAGTTAAAAATGCAAATGTTCAAACCACCATTCGAATATAAAAATATATCCAATTACCTTATTTGGTTGAAAAAGTTTAATCACGAACCCAGCCACAAATGGTTAAGAGAAGAGTTAATCAAAGCAGCAAACAGTTTGTCGTAA
- a CDS encoding YwbE family protein, giving the protein MSGTNRADIQIGSSVSIVLKQDQRSGNLTDGIVKDILTKSANHPHGIKVRLESGDVGRVKVIQD; this is encoded by the coding sequence ATGAGCGGAACAAACAGAGCAGACATACAAATAGGTTCATCGGTATCGATTGTACTGAAACAAGACCAGCGCAGCGGCAACTTGACTGACGGGATTGTGAAAGACATTTTAACTAAGTCAGCGAATCATCCGCACGGTATTAAAGTACGTTTAGAAAGTGGTGATGTTGGTAGAGTTAAGGTTATTCAGGATTAG
- a CDS encoding DUF3427 domain-containing protein, producing MNSTGIYEQLITQLIEQNLNRDSFYVGERQLETGEATTWLSRFLTKLIEVVMESVPQSPDRISEQIELANTIIHWLSKHIKDPELISDNLLDSQGRILTALFDKKNPISADLPKYVESIMPLTGLSQSELFSGSNAEPSIDNELQREIKSSDKIYWLVSFIKWSGIRIFKRELEEFARSGKQLKVITTSYMGATDAKAIEFLAALPNTEVKLSYNTNRERLHAKSYLFLRDTGFHTGYIGSSNLSHSALTSGLEWNLKITSQEIPHIIDKSVSTFETYWESPDFESFDGKAESRDKLTQALREAKGHFDSSTTQYYFDIKPYSHQQAILAKLQVERELHQRYRNLVVAATGTGKTIISAFDFARFYQANPSAKFMFIAHREEILKQAQGAYRGVLKNSTFGELWVGNNKPSKYQHLFVSIQSLNNQINTLQLSQDYFDYIVIDEVHHIAANSYRSVLTHFQPKILLGLTATPDRHDGEDILTDFCNVIAAEIRLPEAINQRHLCPFQYFAIDDNTDLTRIPWSRGRYDVAELTRLYTYNDHRVMQILQSLDEIVTDISQMRALAFCVSKEHAVFMAQKFTLKGIACGVLTSDNSGERELQQQRLKSEQINVLFVVDMFNEGVDIPELDTLLFLRPTESLTIFLQQLGRGLRLTEDKECCTILDFVGNSRPEYDFTQKFRALVGKTNQSIDKEIKQGFPHLPIGCRIELQEKTQAMILKNISNATLNKSRLINLINNYPHITSLPLTLTNFLHINPNFTVEDIYKIKLGKFGGWSRLVTQCHSIIEPNLTDELASAYYRAINNRLLICTSVSYLRFLLKLCNNNFTFSEKDNSDKQFQLFALMCHYDFWDKSGPTLGFDSLSQSLQALRHPLLQDELSEVLSLLIDRLDINEFDMPNMQNSRMPSSPIKMHVRHPKEHILVAFGDSRFDKKSSSREGVLKIADMNAELLFVTLNKCETQFSPTTMYHDYAISPCLFHWQTQNSAKPTSGKGLGYIQQQQTNKTILLFVREQAKDENGRTMGFVSFGPVTFVKSEGSQPMNITWKLAHDMPAYLWHETAKLAVG from the coding sequence ATGAATAGCACTGGAATCTACGAACAACTCATCACCCAGTTAATTGAGCAAAATTTAAATCGAGATTCATTCTATGTAGGCGAGCGTCAACTCGAGACTGGAGAAGCTACGACTTGGTTATCACGTTTCCTTACAAAGTTAATCGAAGTTGTTATGGAATCAGTGCCACAAAGTCCTGACCGTATCTCTGAGCAAATCGAATTAGCCAATACTATTATTCATTGGTTGAGCAAGCATATTAAAGATCCAGAACTAATCTCTGACAACCTCCTTGATAGCCAAGGCCGGATCCTGACAGCCCTATTTGATAAAAAAAATCCTATTTCCGCTGATTTACCTAAATATGTTGAATCAATAATGCCATTAACAGGTCTTAGCCAAAGCGAGCTATTTAGTGGTAGTAATGCAGAGCCATCTATTGATAATGAATTACAGCGTGAAATAAAATCTTCTGACAAAATTTATTGGCTAGTTTCTTTTATCAAGTGGAGCGGCATTCGTATATTTAAAAGGGAACTTGAAGAGTTTGCTCGTAGTGGAAAGCAACTAAAGGTTATTACAACGTCTTATATGGGTGCGACAGATGCAAAAGCAATTGAGTTTTTAGCCGCACTACCAAATACTGAAGTTAAGCTCAGCTATAATACAAATCGTGAACGGTTACACGCTAAGTCATATTTATTCCTACGCGATACAGGATTCCATACCGGTTATATCGGTTCCTCCAACTTATCGCACTCAGCGTTAACCAGTGGTTTAGAATGGAACCTCAAAATAACGTCTCAAGAAATACCCCATATTATAGATAAATCGGTGAGTACCTTTGAAACCTATTGGGAATCCCCTGATTTTGAATCATTTGACGGTAAAGCAGAAAGTCGGGATAAATTAACCCAAGCATTACGAGAAGCAAAAGGTCACTTTGACTCTAGTACCACACAATACTATTTCGATATTAAACCCTATTCCCACCAGCAAGCTATTTTAGCTAAGTTACAAGTTGAACGAGAATTACACCAGCGCTATCGAAATCTGGTTGTTGCTGCGACTGGGACAGGTAAAACTATTATTTCTGCTTTTGATTTTGCGCGTTTTTATCAAGCGAATCCCAGTGCCAAGTTTATGTTTATTGCGCACCGAGAAGAGATCTTAAAGCAAGCACAAGGCGCATATCGTGGAGTGCTTAAAAATAGTACTTTTGGTGAACTCTGGGTTGGTAATAACAAACCAAGTAAATACCAACACTTGTTTGTCTCGATTCAAAGTCTAAATAACCAAATAAATACATTACAGCTTAGCCAAGATTACTTCGATTATATTGTTATTGATGAAGTTCATCATATTGCTGCCAATAGTTACAGAAGTGTATTAACGCATTTCCAGCCGAAAATTTTACTTGGTCTAACAGCAACACCTGACCGCCATGATGGTGAAGATATTTTAACTGACTTTTGCAATGTCATCGCGGCAGAGATCCGCTTACCGGAAGCGATAAATCAACGTCACCTATGTCCATTCCAATACTTCGCGATCGATGATAATACCGACTTAACTCGTATTCCTTGGTCACGAGGTCGTTATGACGTAGCGGAGCTAACTCGTTTATATACCTATAATGACCATAGAGTTATGCAGATCCTACAAAGCCTTGACGAGATTGTTACCGATATAAGTCAAATGCGAGCGCTCGCATTCTGTGTCAGTAAGGAACATGCCGTATTTATGGCACAGAAGTTTACTCTAAAAGGTATTGCTTGTGGCGTGCTGACTAGTGATAACAGTGGTGAGCGTGAGTTACAACAACAACGCCTAAAATCAGAACAAATCAATGTTTTATTCGTTGTAGATATGTTCAATGAAGGCGTTGATATTCCTGAGTTAGATACTTTATTATTTTTAAGACCAACAGAAAGCTTAACTATTTTCCTGCAACAACTTGGACGAGGCTTACGACTTACTGAGGACAAAGAGTGCTGCACCATACTCGACTTTGTTGGCAATTCACGTCCTGAATATGACTTCACACAGAAGTTTAGAGCGCTAGTCGGTAAAACCAATCAGTCTATCGACAAAGAGATTAAGCAAGGATTCCCACATTTACCTATAGGTTGTCGTATTGAGTTACAAGAAAAAACCCAAGCGATGATTTTGAAAAATATCAGCAATGCCACGCTCAATAAAAGTAGGTTAATAAACTTAATCAATAATTATCCGCATATAACGAGTTTGCCATTAACACTGACTAATTTTTTACACATTAATCCGAATTTTACTGTTGAAGATATCTATAAAATAAAACTCGGTAAGTTCGGTGGTTGGTCACGATTAGTAACACAATGTCACTCCATCATCGAACCAAATTTAACAGACGAATTAGCCAGTGCCTATTATCGCGCAATCAACAATCGATTACTGATATGCACCTCGGTATCTTATCTTCGATTTTTATTAAAGTTATGTAATAACAACTTTACCTTTAGCGAAAAAGATAACAGTGACAAGCAATTCCAATTATTTGCTCTTATGTGCCATTATGATTTTTGGGATAAATCAGGTCCCACATTAGGCTTTGATTCTTTATCTCAAAGTTTACAAGCACTAAGGCATCCACTTTTACAGGATGAGTTAAGTGAGGTTCTTTCACTATTAATTGATCGATTAGATATCAACGAGTTTGATATGCCTAATATGCAGAACTCAAGAATGCCATCATCGCCAATAAAAATGCACGTACGTCATCCAAAAGAACACATTCTAGTGGCGTTTGGTGATAGTCGTTTTGATAAGAAGTCATCAAGTCGTGAAGGTGTATTAAAAATTGCAGATATGAATGCCGAGTTGCTGTTCGTAACGTTGAACAAATGTGAGACTCAATTTTCTCCAACAACCATGTACCATGACTATGCAATCAGCCCTTGTTTATTTCATTGGCAAACACAGAACAGTGCTAAACCAACATCAGGTAAAGGCCTTGGTTATATTCAACAACAGCAGACCAATAAAACCATTTTGCTGTTTGTTAGAGAGCAAGCTAAAGATGAAAATGGTCGCACTATGGGGTTTGTTAGTTTCGGTCCTGTTACATTTGTTAAATCAGAAGGCAGTCAACCAATGAATATTACTTGGAAGTTAGCGCATGACATGCCTGCTTACTTATGGCATGAAACAGCCAAGTTAGCGGTTGGTTAG